The Ascidiaceihabitans donghaensis genome includes the window ACTGGTCCTTGACGGATGAAGGTTCCAAAGCCTTCGTTAAATCCTTCGGCACCAAGTACGGCTTCCCACCCTCGCAGGCAGCGCACACATGCTACGTGCAGACTATGCTCTATGCTGATGCGTGTGAACGTGCAGGCACATTCAACCCTTGTGGCGTTGTTGAAGCGCTTGAAGGCTTTGAATTCGACGGCATGGGCAACGGCAAAACGCTGTACCGCGCCGAAGATCACCAGTGCTTCAAAGACGTTCTGGTTGTGAAGGGTAAAGAGAACCCGACAAGCGAATTCGACCTTCTCGAAATCGTTGAAGTCACACCAGTTGAGCAAGTGACATACGCGCCAGACCACCCACAAGTGGCAGGCGGTTCCTTGGGTGCATGTAACCCGGGCGCATAAGCGTAACACTTTGAGGGCGGGACTGGTTTCCGCCCTCTTCTTAAGCGGCATTTCAAAGCCGATCTTTCCCGATTTTCGGCCATAAAGGGCCGGTCTTTCGCTTCATGAGGGTGGCACCATGGACGCAATAGTCTTGCAAATTCTAAACGGTCTGGACAAAGGATCCGCGTATGCGTTGATCGCTTTGGGCCTGACCCTGATCTTCGGCACATTGGGTGTTGTGAACTTCGCACACGGTGCCTTGTTCATGATTGGCGCGTTCTGCGCCGTGACCCTCAGCCGCATCCTGACCTGGAGCCACATCGTTGTGGACGAAAGCCAAAAGGACTTCCTGGGCAACCCGCTCAAGGTCGAAGTCCCTTATCTGTATGACTGGTTTGGACAGGCAACCGGAGATGTCATCATTGATTGGGCCGTGCCACTGTCCATTCTGTTCTCGATCCCTGTCATGATCGCCATTGGTTTCATCATGGAACGTGGCTTGATCAAGCACTTTTACAAACGCCCCCACGCGGATCAGATCCTTGTAACATTCGGCCTTGCCATCGTTTTGCAAGAGGTCATCAAGTATTACTATGGTGCCAACCCGATCCCGACACCGGCGCCTGCCGCCTTTGCGGGGTCCTATGATTTCGGATCGCTTTTGGGCTTTGATCCCAACACCATCATCTACCCCTACTGGCGCTTGGTATACTTTGCCTTTGCCGCTGTGATCATCGGGGCCGTCTTTGCCTTCTTGCAGTTCACCACCTTCGGGATGGTGGTGCGTGCGGGCATGGCAGACCGCGAAACCGTTGGCCTGCTGGGTATCAACATCGACAAACGTTTTACCATCATGTTCGGCATTGCGGCCGCAGTCGCGGGGCTTGCGGGTGTGATGTACGCCCCCATCAATTCGCCCAACTATCACATGGGCATGGACTTTCTGGTTCTAAGCTTCGTGGTTGTTGTTGTAGGCGGCATGGGGTCGCTTCCGGGTGCTGTTCTTGCAGGCTTCTTGCTGGGCATTCTGGAAAGCTTTGCATCCATGTCTGTCGTGCTCGAGATCGTGCCCGGCATCAACCAAATCATCATTTATCTGGTGGCAATCATCATTCTGCTCACACGCCCCCGTGGTCTCATGGGCCGCAAAGGCGTGATGGAGGACTAATCACATGCTTGGACTTAACAAAAAAGACTTCGGCCTGCTGATCATCGTGGTGATCCTTGCCCTCTTCGCACCCTTCATCCTCAACCCCTTCCCTGAAGGCTCTGCCATGGCGCAGTTCAACGCGGGCTATCCCGATTTGATGCAGCGTCTGGTGATCTTTGGCATCTTTGCCATCGGGTTCAACATCCTCTTTGGCCTCACGGGCTACCTCAGCTTTGGACACGCGGCCTTTCTGGGTGTCGGTTCCTATGCGGCGATCTGGATGATGAAGCTGCTGACAATGAATGTCATTCCGGCCATCGTCATTTCGGTTGTCATCGCAGGCCTGTTTTCCCTACTGGTCGGTTGGATTTCACTGCGCCGTTCCGGCATCTACTTTTCGATCCTGACACTGGCCTTTGCGCAAATGTCCTATGCCCTCGCCTATTCGGTTCTGACACCGATCACGGGCGGTGAAACGGGTTTGCAGCCCAAGTACACAGACCCGCGTATCCTTGACGGTGCTGTGCCACAGGGCCAAACCCCGCGTGCCAACCTGTTCGGTTTGGAAATGAACAGCGGATTTCAGATGAATATGGGCGATTGGGTGTTTACCTTTAACGCAGGCTACTATCTGGCCGCAGTGTTGATGGTTGTGGCATTCTACATGTCGATCCGCATCTTCCGCTCACCGTTTGGAATGATGCTGCGAGCTGTGAAGTCCAATCAACAGCGTCTGGATTATACCGGTCTGAATTCCAAACCCTACACGCTGGCGGCCTTTGTGATTTCTGGCATGTACGCCGGTCTTGCAGGCGGTTTGCTGGTGGCGATGGACACCCAAGTGGGCGCTGAACGCATGTTCTGGACGGCCTCGGGCGAAGTCGTGATCATGACCATTCTCGGGGGTGCTGGTACTTTGATTGGCCCCGTTCTCGGCGCCGGGTTGATCAAATACATGGAAAACATTGTGTCCAAGATCAACAAAGGCATTCTGGAACAGTGGTTTGCCTTCATGCCTGACGGCATCGAAGACTTGCTGATCACTCTGGTCTACCCGTTCATCGGGAAAGGCTGGCACCTGACGCTTGGTCTTGTGTTCATGCTGGTTGTCATCTTCCTGCCCGGTGGGCTTGTGGAAGGCGGACAACGCATCGCGGGCATGTTCCGTCGCAAAAAATCCGACCCCTCCACGCCTGACGGCAAAACCACACCTGCGGAATAAGGACGAAATCAATGGGTATCCTTGAAGTTAAAAACGTCAACAAACGCTTTGGTGGCTTGCAGGCCTTGGGTGATGTGAACCTCAGCGTCGCCGAAAATTCGGTCCATGCGATCATCGGGCCAAACGGTGCAGGCAAATCCACGTTGCTGAACTGCCTTGTGGGTAAACTGATCCCTGACACGGGTTCTGTCATGTTTGACGGACAGTCCGTGCTGGGGCGCAAACCCTACGAGATCAACCAGATGGGGATCAGCCGCGTATTCCAAACGCCTGAAATCTTCGGTGATCTCAGCGTGTTGGAAAATATGATGATCCCGTGCTTTGCAAAGCGTGACGGTGCCTTTCACCTCAGCGCCATCAAGAACATGATGAAAGACAAAGAAATCATCGACACAGCCGAACACATGCTGGAAGACATGAACATGGCCGACAAACGCGAAATGCACGCGGCGGCCATGTCACGGGGCGACAAACGACGCCTCGAGATCGGCATGTGCCTTAGCCAAGAACCCCGCCTGTTGCTTTTGGACGAACCAACCGCTGGTATGGCGCGCGCAGACACAAACAACACCATCGACCTGCTGAAACAAATCAGCGACGAACGTGACATCACCATCGCCATTATCGAACACGATATGCACGTGGTGTTCTCCCTCGCGCAGCGCATTACCGTGCTTGCCCAGGGCACGCCCTTGGTCGAAGACACACCTGACAACATCAAAGGTCACCCCAAGGTACGCGAAGCGTATCTGGGCGAGACACAAGACGCGGCATAAGGAACACCACCATGAGCGCAAGCAACGCCAACCACGCCGCCACCGCGCCGGCCTTTTTGTCCATCTGGGACATGCACGCCTACTACGGCGAAAGCTACATTGTGCAGGGCATCAACTTTAACGTCCATGAGGGTGAAATCCTTGCCCTTTTGGGCCGCAACGGTGCAGGCAAAACGACGACCCTACGTGCGATTGCCCGCATGGACGACCCACAGGTCAGCCACGGCGAGATTTGGTTGGACCACCAACCATTGCACACCATGTCCAGCTACCAAGCCAGCCAAGCGGGCCTGGGTCTGGTCCCTGAAGACCGTTCGATCATTCCCGGCCTTACGGTCGAAGAAAACCTGAAGCTTGCGCAGATCGCCCCCCCTATCGGCTGGTCCATCGACCGCGTCTACGACCTGTTTCCGCGCCTGCGCGAACGGCGCACTCAAGAAGGTGTGACACTGTCGGGTGGTGAACAACAAATGCTCGCAATCGCCCGCGCACTTTGCCGCGACATCAAAGTTCTGCTGTTGGACGAACCCTATGAAGGGTTGGCGCCTGTGATCGTGGACGAGATCGAAAAGACGCTTTCGATCATCAAAGAACAGGGCATCACAACCATCCTTGTCGAACAAAACGCGGTGCGCGCCCTAAAGCTGGCAGATCGGGCCGTGATTCTGGACACAGGGGGGATCGTTTTTGACGGTCTGGCCTCTGAAGTGCTTGAGAACGAACAATTACGGGCAGAGTACCTCGCAATCTAGGTTAACGTTTCTCAACCTGAACACGAAAGCCGCCCCTCATTCGGGCGGTTTTTTTGCATTATGCACTACGCCTGATTGAATTGTTTCCATTGTTGAAACATTGACTGATTGCAGTCGCTTTCCCCAATAAATTAAGGCAAAATTGCGGCACATTTTATACATGGGTAATTTTGGGGAAATATTATGCCAGCTTTTGATGACATCACAATTGAACGCAATGGATTGCAAATCCTTCCAACAGTTACAGTGAACGCAAGCTTCACCGATACTCTGGTTCTGGACGGCGCAAGCGCCTCAGGCTTTTTCGACTTCACCGGTTTTGACGCTTTGATCGAGGTCGAAACAGTCCTGACGGGATCGCTTGTATCCTTCGACAACACTTTTAACGTTGTCCTAAACAGCGGTGCAATCATCGGGGAAAATGGGCGGATTTCATTGCTTGGGACAAACACCCAAATCGTCATCAACGTAGGTGAAATCGACGTGCCTGTGCTGTTTGGCGGTGGCGAAGGGTTGATCGGAAACATCGGTGTCATGAACGGTGACATTCGCATGGGCGCAGGCAACGACACATTTATCAACCATATCTTTGATCTGGAGAATACCGACACATACGGTTCGGTCACCGGGCCGTTGCGCATGGGGTCTGGCGACGATCTGGTGCAAAACGCAGGCTCAATGGGGCGCGTTTTTCTGGGCAGCGGCAATGATCTTTACGTTGCAATCAATCCGATTGGCGATGACAGCCTGGATTTCAGCGCCGTCAACGCATCTGCAATCATCGTGCGCGGTGGAATAGGCAACGACGAGATACGCGGCGGTGATGCGAATGACCTATTCTATGGTGACGCCAACAACGACACATTGCGGGGCCACGACGGTGACGACAAACTGGTAGGTGGCAACGGCAAAGACTTGCTACAAGGCGGAAACGACAACGATCGCCTCATGGGCAACGACGGCCGCGACAATCTTCAGGGCGGCAACGGCGATGACACGTTGAACGGCGGAACCGGACAGGACCGGATCAACGGCGGACGCGGTGAAGACCGTTTGGTTGGGGGATCTGGTGCGGACGTCTTCGTTTTCCGCGGCGACAGCGGCGAAGATGTCATCACCGATTTCGACACCGGGGCTGACGTGGTGAATTTGCAAGTTGTGTCGCAAGGGGTTGTTGGATGGTACGGCGATGCCGACGTGCTGGATTTCGTGACCTATGCAGACGGCAACGCTGTGCTCGACCTTTCTGGCCTGTACCAGACGTTCAACACCTTCTACGGGGCAGAAATTCTGTCCAATGCGGACGGTATCGAAATCACGTTCCTGAATGTCGCGCCCGACAGCTTGACAGGCGACAACTTCTGGACACCTCAGGACGCACTGCCGCCCGTAGAGGTCGTAGAACTTCTTTGATTTGGGACGGTGGGTGGGGCGACTTGAGCCAACGGCTCAAGAGCGCCGCATCAGCCGGTCCCGTAATTCTGTTTTAAGAACCTTGCCGTAGTTGTTTTTCGGCAAGGCATCTACAAAGACATAAGCCTTGGGCGCTTTGAAGTTTGCGATAGATGCGCGGCAGGTTGCATCCAGCTCAGCTTGTGTTGCGTGCCCCACAACAAAGGCCACAACCTCTTCACCCCAATCGGGATGGGGGCGCCCTACAACAGATGCTTCAACGACGCCTGAGTGTTGTAGTAAAACCTCTTCAACTTCACGCGGGTAAATATTGGATCCGCCGCTAATGATCAAATCCTTCGAGCGGTCTTTCAGCGTCAAATATCCACAAGCATCCAAGACACCGATGTCACCGGTCATCAACCACCCATCATGCAACGCCGCATCAGTCGCTTGCCGGTCACGCCAATAACCAGGCATCACAGGCGCACCGCGCACCATGATCTCACCCTGTGCGCCCACTGGCAAAACTTGACCTTGCGCATCGCCAATGGACACCTCGACACAAGATTGCGCACGCCCAACAGATGCCAAGCGCACGGCCCAATCAGGGTGGGTATCGTTTGCAAGGTCTTCGCGTGGCAGAACCGTTATCGCCATAGGGCATTCGCCCTGGCCGTAAATCTGCACAAAAACATCACCAAACACCGATCGCGCCTTGAGGATATCCGCCACATACATCGGGGCCCCCGCATATACGATCGTACGCAATCCGCGCCCGTCTTGCCCTGTTGCTTGCGCGTGGGCCGTCAGGCGCGTCACTATGGTGGGGGCTGCAAACATATGGGCACGGCCAAAATGAGCCGCCAAATCCAGCACCTCTTGTGCGTCAAAACCAGCCGACACAGGGCAGATGTGCCGTGCGCCCTTTTGTACATGCATCACAGCATAAAGCCCTGCTCCGTGGCTCATGGGGGCCGCATATATAGTGGCATCTTCTGATGTGACCTGATCGACATCCGACTGGTACGCATAGGCCATCGCCATCAACATACCATGTGTGATTTGCACGCCTTTGGGGCGCCCTGTCGTGCCAGACGTATAAAAAAGCCACGCCAAATCATCAGGATTGCGCGACGCGACATCGATGGCTTCGCCTTGCGGCACTTGTTTGGTGACGTCAATCACCGGCACCGCCGTTTGAGCCTTTTGCAAAACGCCCGTTTGCGCCGCGGCACAAACCGCCAACGCACAGTCGGAGTGATCCAGAATATAAGCCGCTTCTTGACCATGCAGTTTCGCATTTATCGGAACGGCCACAGCACCTGTATACCAAATGCCATACAGCGCGATCAGGTATTGCGGCACATTTGGCATGAACACGGCAACACGGTCCCCCGGACGCACCCCTTGTCCTTTCAGCCAGCCCCCAAAGCACGCCGCGGCGTCATGAAACTGGTCGTATCGCGCCACCAGCGTTTCCCCCAGAAACAACGCAGGTGCCGCTGCCGAATGTTGCGCCATTCGCGCCAACAAAAGCCCTAGATTCACTGCAAAGCCTACCCTTCGATTGCCAAAACCCTTACAGGCTGGGAAACCCGTGCCTATATTCACCGCATCACGGCGCTTTCCTTAGGTCAACCCTTGCCCTATAACCGGCCCGCGATACCCCATAACCATCAAGGTGCAGGGACAGGCACCGATAGGGAAAAGGCTGAGGAAGAATGGCGAAAAATACCCGTGACGCAGATGTAGCATTTATTCAGGCACTGGCAGAAGTGCTGCGTGAAAATGATCTGGCTGAAGTTCAAGTGAAACGTGAATACGGCGAATCTGATTGCCTGAATGTTCGGGTCAGCCGCCAAGTGGCCGTTGCCCCCGCAGTGCAACACATCGCGGCAGCACCAGTGGCCGCAGCGCCTGCAGCTGCTCCAGCCGCCGCTGCTTCAGCACCACAAGATGACCCGGCCTCTGATCCAGGCGCCGTCACGTCACCCATGGTGGGCACAGTCTATTTGCAGGCCGAACCGGACGCCCCGTCTTTTGTATCTGTCGGCGACACCGTGGCCGAAGGCGACACACTGCTGATCGTGGAAGCCATGAAAACAATGAACCACATCCCTGCCCCGCGCGGCGGTAAAGTGAAACGCATTCTCGTCGACGATGGCGCGGCTGTGGAATTTGGCGCACCACTCGTCATCCTCGAATAAGGGGCGATCCATGTTCAATAAAATTCTGATCGCCAACCGCGGCGAAATTGCATTGCGCGTCATCCGGGCCGCCCGCGAAATGGGCATCGGATCTGTAGCCGTCCATTCCACCGCAGACAGTGACGCCATGCATGTGCGTATGGCCGACGAAAGCGTGTGCATTGGACCACCTGCGTCTCCGCAGTCCTACCTGTCTATTCCGGCGATCATCGCGGCATGTGAAATCACTGGCGCAGAAGCGATCCACCCCGGATACGGTTTCTTGTCCGAAAACGCCAACTTTGTGCAAATCGTCGAAGATCATGGCCTGAAATTCATCGGCCCCACCGCAGAACATATTCGCGTGATGGGCGACAAGATCACCGCCAAAGACACCATGAAGGAACTGGGCGTGCCGTGCGTTCCCGGATCCGACGGCGGCGTGCCGACATTGGCGGACGCACAACGGATCGGCGAAGAGGTCGGGTATCCCGTTATCGTCAAAGCCACAGCCGGTGGCGGCGGCAAAGGCATGAAAGTGGCACAAACTGCCGCTGACATGGAAAGCGCCTTCATGACGGCACGCGCCGAGGGCAAGTCGAACTTCGGCAACGATGAAGTCTACATCGAGAAGTATCTAACCACGCCGCGCCACATCGAAATCCAGGTCTTTGGCGATGGCAAAGGCAAAGCGGTCCATTTGGGCGAACGCGATTGTTCATTGCAGCGCCGCCACCAAAAGGTCTTCGAAGAAGCCCCCGGGCCTTCGATCACCCCCGACGAACGTGCGCGGATTGGCAAAATCTGTGCTGATGCCGTGGCACGGATCAACTACATCGGCGCCGGTACAATCGAATTTCTGTATGAAAACGGCGAATTCTATTTCATCGAAATGAACACCCGTTTGCAGGTGGAACATCCCGTGACAGAAGCCATCTTTGGTGTCGATCTGGTGCGCGAACAAATTCGCGTGGCCGAAGGTTTGCCAATGTCGTTTACGCAAGATGAATTGGAAATCAACGGCCACGCCATTGAAGTTCGCATCAATGCAGAACGCTTGCCCAATTTCGCGCCCTGCCCTGGCAAAATCACACAGTACCACGCCCCCGGCGGGCTTGGGGTCCGTATGGATTCGGCGCTGTACGATGGCTATTCTATCCCGCCCTATTACGACAGCTTGATTGGCAAATTGATTGTGCACGGCCGCGACCGCCCCGAAGCCTTGGCGCGCTTGAACCGTGCCTTGGGTGAATTGATTGTGGACGGTGTCGATACCACTGTGCCGTTGTTCCATGCACTTTTGCAAAACGGTGATGTCCATTCCGGTGACTACAACATCCACTGGTTGGAACACTGGCTGGAAAGCAATTTGCAAGCCGGGTGACTGCGCTTACCCCAGATATCTTACTGCGCGGCTATGGGATGGGCATCTTTCCCATGGCCGAACACCGTGATGATCCTGAGGTGTTTTGGGTCGATCCCAAAAAGCGTGGCATCTTGCCAGTTGACGGCTTTCATATCTCGAAATCACTGGCAAAACACATGCGACGCACATCAATGGTCGCGACCATCGATCATGACTTTGAAGGCGTGGTTGACGGATGTGCGGACCGGATCGACACATGGATCAGTGGCGAAATCAGACAGCTTTACCTGCGACTGTTTGAACGCGGTCATGCCCATTCCTTGGAAATCTGGGAAGACGACGTGCTCGTGGGCGGGGTATACGGTGTTGTCTTGGGGGCTGCGTTCTTTGGGGAAAGCATGTTCTCACGGCGGACAAACGCGTCCAAAACTGCGTTAGCCTGTTTGGTCGAAGCCTTGGGACGCGGCAGTTTCAAATTGTTCGACACGCAATTCATCACAGATCATTTGGCGTCTTTGGGCGCGGTCGAAATCAGCCGCGCACAATACCACCAACGGCTCAGGGATGCCCAATACAGCAAAGCCACGTTTTTGCAGCCTGTGTCACCTCAGGATGTGGTGCAGCGCATGACCCAGACGTCATAACGTGAATGATCCATAGCACTGAGTGCCGGGGCCGATGCAATCATCCAGCCGGAAAATACAGCACCTGATTTTCCGGTTTCGGCGATTTCCAAAGCAGCAAAGGCGTTGCCGGACGGATTGCCCACCGGATAGCGGCAGTCGCGCAATGCAATGTTCAGACTACCAAATGCGACGGCTGAACCCGATTTGATTTCAATGTCTTTGGTGGTCCCGTTGATCTTGTCCAAACCCCGCAAGACAGCACCCGAAGCGCTTGTTGTTTGTTGTTGTGCATGCCCTGCAGTGGCCAATGCAACAATCAACAAAGACAGGCGCAGGATCATTCCGCGTCACCGCCGCTGACAAACTTCAACAGAAGCGAAATCAAGCTAACCGCCCCTTGGGTATCCGTAATCTCGGCCCCTTCTTCGAAGTTGAAAGGCGACCCACCCGGAACGATTTCAATAAAGTTACCACCCAGAAGACCTTCGGATGCCACGACAATCGCACTGTCATCAGGGATCTCGACGCTTTGTTGTACATTCACAGTGGCGTCAGCACGGAACGTCTGCGTGTTAAGCGTCACGTCTGTCACGGTGCCCACTTTGACACCGGCCAAACGCACATCCGTCCCGACACTCACCCCCTCGATGCTGCGAAAGCTTGCTGTCAGCGGGTAGCTGTCTGATGGGCCGGATACGCCAGCCAATTGCGTCGCGTAGATCGCAAAACCCATTGCAGCGGCCAAAACGATACCGCCAACGGCCACTTCAGTTGTATTTTCCGCCATCGTTTGCCCCTTGAGTGATCCGCCTTATTCGGGCGTCCACGCCTCATAGTCATCGCGTGATTTGGGTTCGGTGCGGCGAATGGATCCAGATGGAGCGTAAGCCAAAGCCGTCCCCGTCAGGTTCTCCTGATGCGGCTTTTCCCATGATTTGTGTGGCAACGGTTTGTCTGTTGGGGGTTCGTCCCATGTGCGGTGCAGCCAGCCATGCCATTCCGGATCGATCCGCGATGCTTCGGCTTCCCCATTAAAGATGACCCAGCGACGGGCATCATCATGGGTCTTGTAAAAGATATTGCCTTGACCATCCTCGCCAACTTTCACGCCTTTGCGCCAGGTGAAAAGCTGCGTGTTCAAAGTCTGCCCGTTCCACCATGTCACGGCGCGCAAAGCTGTTTTCAGAAGTCCCATAGGTGCCTCATATCTGGTTACCTTTGATATGGTTTATTTTTGTCGCCGCGTCCAGAGGTGGCTAAGCCATCAAAGCGGGCACGCACGCAAGATTTAGCGCATTTTCTCTTTGCAAAAGATAAACAACCGCATCAGCCGGGTAAAAGAGCCGTGACTTCAATCTCGATTTTTAGATGCGACGCGATCAGCCCACATTCAATCATGGTCGCAGCTGGCGGGTTTTCACCAAAGGCCGTGCGCAGCATCGGCCAGCAAGGCTCAAAATCCGATGCCTCAGGAAGCATGTAAGTCACACGCACAACGTCAGCCATTGAAGCCCCGGCTTCCTTTAATGCGGCCCCAATCGTGGCCAAAGCAGATGCGCACTGGCTTTGCACGTCGTCTCCCGCTCCGGTCGTTCCCGCGACATGAACAAATCCACCTGCAACAACGGCACGACAATACCCGATCTTTGCTTCGAACGGCCCGCCGGAATGAATACGTTTAATTGTCATGATCCGTTTTCTTTTCGCTTAAAATATCCTGGGGGCTTGGGGGCAAAGCCCCCAACCAAAACACGTCTGGAAAACTCTATCCCGCAGAGGCAGGCTCTTTTTCTGCATCTGCGTGAATCATCAAAGGTGCCGCATCCGAGTTTACGGCTTCTTCGTTCACCACAACTTCAGTCACACTTTCCATGCCTGGCAATTCAAACATCGTATCAAGCAGAATTTCTTCCAGAATTGACCGCAAGCCCCGCGCACCCGTCTTACGTTCGATCGCCCGTTTGGCAATCGCGCTTAGCGCATCTTCGGTGAATGTCAGTGCTGTGTCTTCCAGTTCAAACAAACGCTGATATTGCTTCACCAAGGCATTTTTGGGTGCCGTCAGAATGGTAACCAATGCGTCTTCGTCCAGATCTTCCAATGTCGCTAAAACAGGCAAACGGCCCACGAACTCGGGAATCAGACCGAATTTCAGCAAATCCTCTGGCTCAAGATCTGTAAAGATTTCACCCACGCCTCGGACATCATTGTCACGTACGTCCGCGCCAAAGCCCATCGCAGACCCCTTGCCGCGCGCCGCGATAATTTTATCCAAACCGGCGAATGCACCGCCACAAATGAACAGGATATTCGTTGTATCGACTTGCAGGAATTCTTGCTGCGGGTGTTTGCGTCCACCTTGCGGCGGCACAGAGGCCACAGTGCCTTCCATCAGTTTCAAAAGCGCTTGTTGTACACCCTCACCTGACACGTCACGTGTAATGGAGGGGTTTTCAGACTTGCGTGTGATCTTGTCGACTTCGTCGATGTATACGATGCCGCGTTGCGCCCGTTCCACATTGTATTCGGACGCTTGAAGCAGCTTAAGAATGATGTTTTCGACGTCTTCCCCGACGTAGCCGGCTTCGGTCAGGGTTGTCGCGTCTGCCATTGTAAACGGCACATCAAGAATGCGCGCCAAGGTCTGCGCCAGCAAAGTCTTGCCACAGCCCGTTGGTCCCATCAAAAGAATGTTGGATTTTGCCAGTTCTATATCACCGCCCTTTTGCGCGTGATTCAGACGTTTGTAGTGGTTGTGAACAGCAACAGACAAAACGCGTTTGGCCATGGCTTGCCCGATAACATAGTCATCCAGCACTTCGCAGATGTCTTTCGGCGTTGGCACACCGTCGGTCGCCTTCAAGCCAGAGGCTTTGGTTTCTTCGCGGATGATGTCCATGCAAAGTTCGACGCATTCATCACAAATGAACACTGTCGGCCCAGCAATCAGCTTGCGCACTTCGTGTTGGCTTTTGCCGCAAAAGCTGCAGTAAAGGGTGTTTTTGCTATCGCCGCCGGAGTTCGTTGCCATTGTCACTCTTTCAGGGTTTTACCCGTTTAGTCTTACGTCTGGTGTGCCATACCGAAATGGCGGCCACACCCAAAGGCGCGTTTTACGCTGGTCTGGACCAGCTTAGGCCAGCCCCGACAGGTCCACAATCGCAAAATGGATGCAATTGCGAACATGACCTGTCGCGGCGCCAGGCGCTTATTCCGCGTCGTCACCGTCTTTGGCTCGGTTTTCGACGATTTCATCGATGTGGCCCCACTCTTTGGCTTCTTCGGGGGTCATCCACAGATCACGATCCAAAGCCTTCTGAACTGTCTTCAAGGGTTGGCCAGAGTGCTTCACGTACAATTGATACATCCGTTCGCGGGTGCGTTCGATGTGGCGCGCAGAGATCAGGATATCTTCGGCTTTGCCCTGTGATCCGCCAGAGGGTTGGTGAATCATCACTTCGGCGTTGGGCAACGCAAACCGCATTCCCTTTTCGCCGCCAATCGCGATCAAAGATCCCATAGAGGCCGCCATGCCACAAATCAGCGTGGACACTTTGGGGCGGATATATTGCATCGTGTCATAAATGCTCATGCCGGCCGTCACTTCACCACCGGGCGAATTGATGTACATGCTGATGTCCTTGGACGGGTTTTCCGCTTCAAGGTGCAGCAACTGCGCGACAACCAGATGGCTCATACCACTGTGGATCGGGCCGTTCACGAAAATAATCCGCTCTTTCAAAAGCCGCGAGAAAATGTCGTAGGCGCGTTCGCCCCGGCTTGTCTGTTCCACCACCATGGGGACCATTGTGTTCATATATGTGTCGATGGGATCGTTCATGGAATGCCTGCCTGAATTACCGTCGTGCTGGACCATACCAGCCGCGACCTTGCTTGAATGTTAGTATTGCCTTTCGGGACCTGCAAGGGGGGCCGAACGGTTGATCTGGTTTCAAATCGTTTTACCTGCCAGAGCATGACAAAAGCGTT containing:
- the mlaD gene encoding outer membrane lipid asymmetry maintenance protein MlaD codes for the protein MAENTTEVAVGGIVLAAAMGFAIYATQLAGVSGPSDSYPLTASFRSIEGVSVGTDVRLAGVKVGTVTDVTLNTQTFRADATVNVQQSVEIPDDSAIVVASEGLLGGNFIEIVPGGSPFNFEEGAEITDTQGAVSLISLLLKFVSGGDAE
- a CDS encoding DUF2155 domain-containing protein, producing the protein MILRLSLLIVALATAGHAQQQTTSASGAVLRGLDKINGTTKDIEIKSGSAVAFGSLNIALRDCRYPVGNPSGNAFAALEIAETGKSGAVFSGWMIASAPALSAMDHSRYDVWVMRCTTS
- a CDS encoding NADH:ubiquinone oxidoreductase subunit NDUFA12, which codes for MGLLKTALRAVTWWNGQTLNTQLFTWRKGVKVGEDGQGNIFYKTHDDARRWVIFNGEAEASRIDPEWHGWLHRTWDEPPTDKPLPHKSWEKPHQENLTGTALAYAPSGSIRRTEPKSRDDYEAWTPE
- a CDS encoding class I adenylate-forming enzyme family protein, encoding MAQHSAAAPALFLGETLVARYDQFHDAAACFGGWLKGQGVRPGDRVAVFMPNVPQYLIALYGIWYTGAVAVPINAKLHGQEAAYILDHSDCALAVCAAAQTGVLQKAQTAVPVIDVTKQVPQGEAIDVASRNPDDLAWLFYTSGTTGRPKGVQITHGMLMAMAYAYQSDVDQVTSEDATIYAAPMSHGAGLYAVMHVQKGARHICPVSAGFDAQEVLDLAAHFGRAHMFAAPTIVTRLTAHAQATGQDGRGLRTIVYAGAPMYVADILKARSVFGDVFVQIYGQGECPMAITVLPREDLANDTHPDWAVRLASVGRAQSCVEVSIGDAQGQVLPVGAQGEIMVRGAPVMPGYWRDRQATDAALHDGWLMTGDIGVLDACGYLTLKDRSKDLIISGGSNIYPREVEEVLLQHSGVVEASVVGRPHPDWGEEVVAFVVGHATQAELDATCRASIANFKAPKAYVFVDALPKNNYGKVLKTELRDRLMRRS
- the accB gene encoding acetyl-CoA carboxylase biotin carboxyl carrier protein — encoded protein: MAKNTRDADVAFIQALAEVLRENDLAEVQVKREYGESDCLNVRVSRQVAVAPAVQHIAAAPVAAAPAAAPAAAASAPQDDPASDPGAVTSPMVGTVYLQAEPDAPSFVSVGDTVAEGDTLLIVEAMKTMNHIPAPRGGKVKRILVDDGAAVEFGAPLVILE
- the aat gene encoding leucyl/phenylalanyl-tRNA--protein transferase, encoding MTALTPDILLRGYGMGIFPMAEHRDDPEVFWVDPKKRGILPVDGFHISKSLAKHMRRTSMVATIDHDFEGVVDGCADRIDTWISGEIRQLYLRLFERGHAHSLEIWEDDVLVGGVYGVVLGAAFFGESMFSRRTNASKTALACLVEALGRGSFKLFDTQFITDHLASLGAVEISRAQYHQRLRDAQYSKATFLQPVSPQDVVQRMTQTS
- the accC gene encoding acetyl-CoA carboxylase biotin carboxylase subunit gives rise to the protein MFNKILIANRGEIALRVIRAAREMGIGSVAVHSTADSDAMHVRMADESVCIGPPASPQSYLSIPAIIAACEITGAEAIHPGYGFLSENANFVQIVEDHGLKFIGPTAEHIRVMGDKITAKDTMKELGVPCVPGSDGGVPTLADAQRIGEEVGYPVIVKATAGGGGKGMKVAQTAADMESAFMTARAEGKSNFGNDEVYIEKYLTTPRHIEIQVFGDGKGKAVHLGERDCSLQRRHQKVFEEAPGPSITPDERARIGKICADAVARINYIGAGTIEFLYENGEFYFIEMNTRLQVEHPVTEAIFGVDLVREQIRVAEGLPMSFTQDELEINGHAIEVRINAERLPNFAPCPGKITQYHAPGGLGVRMDSALYDGYSIPPYYDSLIGKLIVHGRDRPEALARLNRALGELIVDGVDTTVPLFHALLQNGDVHSGDYNIHWLEHWLESNLQAG